The following proteins come from a genomic window of Pseudomonas sp. J452:
- a CDS encoding alkaline phosphatase family protein codes for MTTRTLFIGMDGCTFTILDDLTVEKDGRPAVMPFLGGLMARGTRSELRSTPNPLTPPAWVSLMTGRSPGNHGLLDFIRAEERGEDVFFTLYDSRDNLAETIWSIASRQERRVAVLNLPFTAPPPKDLNGFMVPGFIPWRHLRRNTVPANFYDRLKEELPDFNPKELAWDFEQEKQAVDHLTDEDRENWVRYHLPREKQWFEIAKFLLKEEAPELMAVMFDGVDKLQHQAWLFLDPALQHDGVSDYHKRMRALCLDYFRQLDGFIEELVTMAGPDVQVFMASDHGFTATTEVVRINAWLFEKGYLHWKEVLDPDSEAAKRREDSMFANLDWTKTTAYCRTPSSNGINIRVARNPGETGIKPEDYEAFREQLILDIKALKDPVTGESIVSEIHLREEVFAGPAMMDAPDLLLVLRDFGFVSIKNKLPIVEPREEPAGTHHPDGIFIACGPGIRKGVKIDRRHICDVGATLLYSQGLEVPGDFEGKVPADMFIKPWLNQNPIRIGESTRGVNKDENAEDMADDEKEKIMAQLQMLGYME; via the coding sequence ATGACCACACGTACATTGTTCATCGGGATGGATGGGTGCACCTTCACCATCCTCGACGACCTCACGGTAGAGAAGGACGGGCGTCCTGCGGTCATGCCGTTCCTCGGCGGCCTGATGGCCCGCGGCACGCGCAGCGAGCTGCGCTCCACCCCCAACCCGCTGACTCCGCCGGCCTGGGTTTCGCTGATGACCGGGCGCAGCCCGGGCAACCACGGCCTGCTGGATTTCATCCGCGCCGAGGAACGTGGCGAAGACGTGTTCTTCACCCTCTATGATTCGCGCGACAACCTGGCGGAAACCATCTGGTCGATCGCCAGCCGTCAGGAACGCCGTGTCGCGGTGCTCAACCTGCCATTCACCGCGCCGCCACCCAAGGACCTCAATGGTTTCATGGTGCCGGGCTTCATCCCGTGGCGACACCTGCGCCGCAACACCGTGCCGGCCAACTTCTATGATCGCCTCAAGGAAGAGCTGCCGGACTTCAATCCCAAGGAGCTGGCCTGGGACTTCGAGCAGGAGAAGCAGGCAGTCGACCACCTGACCGACGAAGACCGCGAGAACTGGGTGCGTTACCACCTGCCGCGCGAAAAGCAGTGGTTCGAGATCGCCAAGTTCCTGCTCAAGGAAGAAGCCCCGGAGCTGATGGCCGTGATGTTCGACGGCGTCGACAAGCTGCAGCACCAGGCCTGGCTGTTCCTCGACCCGGCCCTGCAGCACGACGGCGTCAGCGACTACCACAAGCGCATGCGCGCCCTGTGCCTGGACTATTTCCGCCAACTCGATGGTTTCATCGAAGAGCTGGTGACCATGGCCGGCCCGGATGTGCAGGTGTTCATGGCCTCCGACCACGGTTTCACCGCCACCACCGAAGTGGTGCGGATCAATGCCTGGCTGTTCGAGAAGGGCTACCTGCACTGGAAGGAAGTGCTCGATCCGGACTCCGAGGCCGCCAAGCGTCGTGAGGACAGCATGTTCGCCAACCTCGACTGGACCAAGACCACCGCCTACTGCCGCACGCCGTCGAGCAACGGCATCAATATCCGCGTGGCGCGCAATCCGGGCGAGACCGGGATCAAGCCGGAAGACTACGAGGCGTTCCGTGAACAACTGATCCTCGACATCAAGGCGCTCAAGGATCCGGTTACAGGCGAAAGCATCGTCAGCGAAATCCACCTGCGCGAAGAAGTCTTCGCCGGCCCGGCGATGATGGACGCGCCGGACCTGCTGCTGGTGCTGCGCGACTTCGGCTTCGTCTCGATCAAGAACAAGCTGCCGATCGTAGAGCCGCGTGAAGAACCGGCCGGTACCCACCACCCGGATGGCATCTTCATCGCCTGCGGCCCAGGCATCCGCAAGGGTGTGAAGATCGACCGTCGGCACATCTGCGACGTCGGCGCGACCCTGCTCTACAGCCAGGGCCTGGAAGTGCCCGGCGACTTCGAGGGCAAGGTGCCGGCCGACATGTTCATCAAGCCCTGGCTGAACCAGAACCCGATCCGTATCGGCGAGTCGACCCGCGGGGTGAACAAGGACGAAAACGCCGAAGACATGGCCGACGACGAGAAGGAAAAGATCATGGCCCAGTTGCAGATGCTCGGGTACATGGAATAA
- a CDS encoding type I polyketide synthase, which translates to MSQPANQPIAIIGMACIFPQAPDIASFWRNILAATDAVSEPLAEWEAARYLDSGRIETQFGGFLNDLYRFDPREFGIMPNSVDGGEPDQFLALKVARDALLDAGYLSDEHDHRDTGIILGHSTYLHRGQVSHIQNHIVLDQTLELLKAAQPSLSDDDLARLRAALQKKLPPSNTDIAPGLVPNVMTGRIANRLNLKGPNYIVDAACSSSLLAVNAAMDELRNGRSKLMIAGGVNASLPAEVSVIFTQLGALSGRKKVRPFEQGSDGTLLGEGLGMVVLKRLDDALADGDRIYSVIRGIGQASDGRGTGLLAPSEEGEALSIRRAYEGSGVEPASISLIEAHGTGIPLGDKTEIAALRSVLGARQGLLGSVAIGSVKSMISHCIPAAGIAGLIKTSLALHHKILPPTLCGTVNPELQIEQTPLYVNTASKPWIAKPDAPRRAGINSFGFGGINTHAILEEAPSAALRPPSLGQRDCELCVFAADSTAALLQDIQQVLGYIAGNPSLRLADLAATLAARDCSGKPVRLAVLVADLAELDKKLQQAAKKVAEGKSPRWMTRTGLSFCSQPLDGKLAFIFPGEGSQYLNMFSDLAQQFGEVREWFDFWQGLYDEQAGSGRSDILFPPQSELNDALRGQLEARLFDMDVGSEAIFVASQAMFSLLRALAVEPDVMLGHSTGESSALAASGTMAFSDRQQLADFIRELNKVYRGVLEAGDIATGALLTVGAMSRAQVEQHIAASGEAVVVAMDNCQNQLVLFGSQETIAGLLKTLSEEGGICALLPFDRAYHTPLFAPVSAAFLQYYQAVGLQTPKTPLYSCASADLFPAAAEQVCELAAAQWSSTVRFRETIANMHRDGVRYFIEVGPSGNLTGFVNDILGGSEYVALASNARKRSGIEQLFSVLGALFVNGKTVDLGKLFRGSNCRVLDLEQPLIEAKRGLLIKNTMPFVHVDAEIAQLLREIMPPAAAQPAMAPVAMAGAPIATPLLGEIQQLGADKLSAQCPLWSTDRFLADHVLSGPSSYHQPELQGLACVAMMASLEIMAEACAVLAGSRAINLIENVRAFDWVALDRGELTLQVEAECLDAQARLYGASLFNAGSKVMSAEFRIAAPLTGTPLAPLAAADAYRWADAELYTTGMFHGPLFQSIAGIHGWSGEGIDAALASCSLEGFIQDGEPCDLVLNPVLLDALGQLAAFWLAQQVGTDFNSFPSHIARIELHGQVPADIAGAQLRGRQQPQGGAEQGLGTPRVWDFDCLHEGRLLLRASGFSNIFFPVPNAFYQLRREPMNGWLGAPLASGAATLVSAEEVLLWQLNYLADDFCKQSAAIFLRILAHAILAEDERPEWETVRHTRQAREWLHGRLCLKEATRYYLYQQTGELLCPADISVWHDELGAPYVDGWWSGQWLDAPSVSLTHDRHGCLAALVPAGRVGVDAERLDRLQRPELVAGSFTAYEQQALDGVPGEQRGELILRTWCAKEAAAKYLGCGLQGAPERFEVLFGDDWTFATVNVAGSAEQASAQISVALEVQGDLLIALAGAELDYQEFGVTNG; encoded by the coding sequence ATGAGCCAGCCAGCCAACCAGCCGATCGCCATCATCGGCATGGCCTGCATCTTTCCGCAGGCCCCGGATATCGCCAGCTTTTGGCGCAATATTCTCGCCGCCACGGATGCCGTGAGCGAACCGCTGGCCGAGTGGGAAGCCGCGCGTTACCTGGATTCCGGACGCATCGAAACCCAGTTTGGCGGCTTTCTCAATGACCTCTACCGCTTCGATCCGCGCGAGTTCGGCATCATGCCAAACTCGGTGGACGGCGGTGAGCCGGATCAGTTCCTCGCCCTCAAGGTGGCGCGCGATGCGCTGCTCGATGCCGGATACCTGAGTGACGAACACGATCACCGCGACACCGGCATCATCCTCGGCCACAGCACCTACCTGCATCGTGGCCAGGTCAGCCATATCCAGAATCACATCGTCCTCGACCAGACCCTGGAGCTGCTCAAGGCGGCCCAGCCGAGCCTGAGCGACGACGACCTGGCGCGCCTGCGCGCGGCGCTGCAGAAGAAGCTGCCGCCGTCCAACACCGACATCGCCCCGGGCCTGGTGCCCAACGTGATGACCGGGCGCATCGCCAACCGCCTCAACCTCAAGGGGCCGAACTACATAGTCGACGCCGCCTGTTCCTCCTCGCTGCTGGCGGTCAACGCGGCCATGGACGAACTGCGCAACGGCCGCAGCAAGCTGATGATCGCCGGTGGGGTGAATGCCTCGCTGCCGGCCGAAGTCTCGGTGATCTTCACCCAGCTCGGCGCCCTCAGCGGGCGCAAGAAAGTCCGCCCGTTCGAGCAGGGCAGCGACGGCACCTTGCTCGGCGAAGGCCTGGGCATGGTGGTGCTCAAGCGCCTCGACGACGCCCTGGCCGATGGCGACCGCATCTATTCGGTGATTCGTGGCATCGGCCAGGCCAGCGATGGCCGCGGCACCGGCCTGCTGGCGCCGAGCGAGGAGGGCGAAGCCCTGTCGATCCGCCGTGCCTATGAAGGCAGCGGCGTGGAACCGGCCAGCATCTCGCTGATCGAGGCCCACGGCACCGGCATCCCGCTGGGCGACAAGACCGAGATCGCCGCCCTGCGCAGCGTGCTCGGCGCGCGCCAGGGCCTGCTCGGCAGCGTGGCGATCGGTTCGGTCAAGTCGATGATCAGCCACTGCATCCCGGCCGCCGGCATCGCCGGGCTGATCAAGACCAGCCTGGCCCTGCACCACAAGATCCTGCCGCCGACCCTGTGTGGCACGGTCAACCCCGAGCTGCAGATCGAGCAGACGCCGCTCTACGTCAACACCGCCAGCAAACCTTGGATCGCCAAGCCGGATGCGCCGCGGCGCGCCGGGATCAACTCCTTCGGCTTCGGCGGGATCAACACCCACGCCATTCTCGAAGAGGCGCCGAGCGCGGCCCTGCGCCCACCGAGCCTGGGTCAGCGCGACTGCGAACTGTGCGTGTTCGCCGCCGATTCCACGGCGGCGCTGCTGCAGGATATCCAGCAGGTGCTGGGCTATATCGCCGGCAACCCGAGCCTGCGCCTGGCCGACCTGGCCGCCACCCTGGCCGCCCGCGACTGCAGTGGCAAGCCGGTGCGCCTGGCCGTGCTGGTCGCCGACCTGGCCGAGCTGGACAAGAAGCTGCAACAGGCGGCGAAGAAGGTTGCCGAAGGCAAGTCGCCGCGCTGGATGACCCGTACCGGTCTGTCCTTCTGCAGCCAGCCGCTGGACGGCAAGCTGGCCTTCATCTTCCCCGGCGAGGGCTCGCAGTACCTGAACATGTTCAGCGACCTGGCCCAGCAGTTCGGCGAAGTGCGCGAGTGGTTCGATTTCTGGCAGGGCCTCTACGACGAACAGGCCGGCTCGGGGCGCAGCGACATCCTGTTCCCGCCGCAGAGCGAGCTGAACGATGCGCTGCGCGGCCAGCTGGAGGCGCGGCTGTTTGATATGGATGTCGGCTCGGAAGCCATCTTCGTCGCCAGCCAGGCCATGTTCAGCCTGCTGCGTGCCCTGGCCGTGGAGCCGGACGTGATGCTCGGCCACAGCACCGGCGAGTCCTCGGCGCTGGCCGCCTCCGGCACCATGGCTTTCAGCGACCGCCAGCAGTTGGCCGATTTCATCCGCGAGCTGAACAAGGTCTACCGTGGCGTGCTGGAGGCTGGCGATATCGCCACCGGCGCGCTGCTCACCGTCGGTGCCATGAGCCGCGCGCAGGTCGAGCAGCACATTGCCGCCAGCGGCGAGGCGGTGGTGGTGGCGATGGACAATTGCCAGAACCAGCTGGTGCTGTTCGGCAGCCAGGAAACGATTGCCGGCCTGCTCAAGACCTTGAGCGAGGAGGGCGGCATCTGCGCCCTGCTGCCATTCGATCGTGCCTATCACACGCCGCTGTTCGCCCCGGTCAGCGCGGCCTTCCTCCAGTACTACCAGGCGGTTGGCCTGCAGACGCCGAAAACCCCGCTGTATTCCTGCGCCAGCGCCGACCTGTTTCCGGCAGCGGCCGAGCAGGTCTGCGAGCTGGCGGCGGCGCAGTGGTCGAGTACCGTGCGTTTTCGCGAAACCATCGCCAACATGCACCGCGACGGCGTGCGCTACTTCATCGAGGTCGGCCCGTCGGGCAACCTCACCGGTTTCGTCAACGACATCCTCGGCGGCAGCGAGTACGTGGCGCTGGCCTCCAACGCGCGCAAGCGCAGCGGCATCGAGCAGTTGTTCAGTGTGCTCGGCGCGCTGTTCGTCAACGGCAAGACGGTCGATCTGGGCAAGCTGTTCCGCGGCAGCAACTGCCGGGTGCTCGACCTCGAGCAGCCGCTGATCGAAGCCAAGCGCGGTCTGCTGATCAAGAACACCATGCCTTTCGTCCATGTCGATGCCGAGATCGCCCAGCTGCTGCGCGAAATCATGCCACCCGCAGCAGCTCAGCCCGCTATGGCGCCTGTAGCCATGGCGGGGGCGCCGATCGCTACGCCGCTGCTCGGCGAGATCCAGCAACTGGGCGCGGACAAACTTAGTGCGCAATGCCCGCTGTGGTCGACCGACCGTTTCCTCGCCGACCATGTGCTGTCGGGTCCGTCCTCCTATCACCAGCCCGAGCTGCAAGGCCTGGCCTGCGTGGCGATGATGGCCAGCCTGGAGATCATGGCCGAGGCCTGCGCCGTGCTGGCCGGTAGCCGGGCGATCAACCTGATCGAGAATGTCCGTGCCTTCGACTGGGTGGCGCTGGATCGTGGCGAGCTGACCCTGCAGGTCGAGGCCGAGTGCCTGGACGCCCAGGCGCGCCTGTACGGCGCCAGCCTGTTCAACGCCGGCAGCAAGGTGATGAGCGCCGAGTTCCGGATTGCCGCGCCCCTGACCGGCACGCCGCTGGCGCCCTTGGCGGCGGCCGACGCCTACCGCTGGGCGGATGCCGAGCTGTACACCACCGGCATGTTCCATGGCCCGTTGTTCCAGAGCATCGCCGGCATCCACGGCTGGTCGGGCGAAGGCATCGACGCGGCGCTGGCTTCCTGCAGCCTGGAAGGCTTCATCCAGGACGGCGAGCCCTGCGACCTGGTGCTCAACCCGGTGCTGCTGGATGCCCTCGGTCAGCTCGCCGCCTTCTGGCTGGCACAGCAGGTTGGCACCGACTTCAACAGTTTCCCCTCGCACATCGCCCGCATTGAACTGCATGGCCAGGTGCCGGCGGACATCGCCGGCGCCCAGCTGCGCGGTCGCCAGCAGCCGCAGGGCGGTGCCGAGCAGGGCCTGGGCACGCCACGGGTGTGGGATTTCGACTGCCTGCACGAGGGGCGCCTGCTGCTGCGGGCCAGCGGTTTCTCCAACATCTTCTTCCCGGTGCCCAACGCCTTCTACCAGCTGCGCCGCGAGCCCATGAACGGTTGGCTCGGCGCGCCGCTGGCGAGTGGCGCGGCGACCCTGGTCAGTGCCGAAGAGGTGCTGCTGTGGCAGCTCAACTACCTGGCGGATGACTTCTGCAAGCAGTCGGCAGCGATCTTCCTGCGCATCCTCGCCCACGCCATCCTCGCCGAGGATGAGCGTCCCGAATGGGAAACCGTGCGCCACACGCGCCAGGCTCGCGAGTGGCTGCACGGCCGCCTGTGCCTGAAGGAAGCGACGCGTTACTACCTCTACCAGCAGACCGGCGAGCTGCTCTGCCCGGCGGATATCTCGGTGTGGCACGACGAGCTCGGCGCGCCCTATGTCGACGGCTGGTGGAGCGGTCAGTGGCTGGATGCACCGAGCGTGTCGCTGACCCATGACCGTCACGGCTGCCTGGCGGCGCTGGTGCCGGCCGGACGCGTCGGTGTGGATGCCGAACGGCTGGACCGTCTGCAACGGCCGGAGCTGGTGGCCGGCTCCTTTACCGCTTACGAGCAGCAGGCGTTGGATGGCGTACCGGGTGAACAGCGCGGCGAGCTGATCCTGCGCACCTGGTGCGCCAAGGAAGCCGCCGCCAAGTACCTGGGTTGTGGCCTGCAGGGCGCGCCGGAGCGTTTCGAGGTGCTGTTCGGCGACGACTGGACGTTCGCCACGGTGAATGTCGCGGGGTCTGCCGAGCAGGCGTCCGCACAAATAAGTGTGGCCCTGGAAGTGCAAGGCGATCTGCTGATCGCCCTGGCCGGGGCCGAGTTGGATTATCAGGAATTTGGAGTAACCAATGGCTGA